From the Streptomyces nodosus genome, the window AGGCGGTGGCCGCCTCGGTCACGAACAGCATCCGGTAGAGCTGCATACGGAGCGGATGGGCGAGCGCCTTGAGGGTGCCCAGGTCGGTGATCCGGCGGTTCTCCCTGCGAGCCATGACCTGGACCCTAGATGAGAAAGAAAAGTTGCGCAATTATTTTTGCGCAACTGGCCTTGCGCTTCTGGCTCCGCGGGGAAAAAGGGCCCGGCCCCGGTCATCTGGTGACCGGGGCCGGGAAAGAGGGGCGAGGCGTGCCGGACGCCGGGTCAGCGCACCGGGTGGCCGGCGGCCCTCAAGGTCTCCTTGACCTGGCCGATCCGCAGCTCCCCGAAGTGGAACACGGAGGCCGCCAGCACCGCGTCCGCGCCCGCGGCGACGGCCGGCGGGAAGTCGTCCGGCTTGCCGGCTCCCCCGGACGCGATCACGGGAACGGTCACATGCTTGCGCACCGCCGCGATCATCTCCAGGTCGTAGCCGTCCTTGGTGCCGTCCGCGTCCATCGAGTTGAGCAGGATCTCGCCCGCGCCCAGCTCCGCGGCCCGGTGCGCCCACTCGACCGCGTCGATGCCGGTCCCCTGCCGCCCACCGTGGGTGGTCACCTCGAAGCTCCCGGACGAGGTGCGGCGCGCGTCCACCGACAGCACCAGCACCTGCCGCCCGAACCGCTCGGCGATCTCCTGGATCAGCTCCGGGCGGGCGATCGCCGCCGTGTTGACGCCGACCTTGTCGGCACCCGCCCGCAGCAGCCGGTCCACGTCCTCGGCGGTACGGACGCCGCCGCCGACCGTCAGCGGGATGAACACCTGCTCGGCGGTGCGGCGCACCACGTCGTAGGTCGTCTCACGGTTGCCCGAGGACGCGGTGATGTCCAGGAAGGTCAGCTCGTCGGCGCCCTCGGCGTCGTACACCTTGGCCATCTCGACGGGGTCGCCCGCGTCGCGCAGGTTCTGGAAGTTGACGCCCTTGACGACTCGGCCGCCGTCCACGTCCAGGCAGGGAATGACTCGGACCGCCAGGGTCATGA encodes:
- the hisF gene encoding imidazole glycerol phosphate synthase subunit HisF; the protein is MTLAVRVIPCLDVDGGRVVKGVNFQNLRDAGDPVEMAKVYDAEGADELTFLDITASSGNRETTYDVVRRTAEQVFIPLTVGGGVRTAEDVDRLLRAGADKVGVNTAAIARPELIQEIAERFGRQVLVLSVDARRTSSGSFEVTTHGGRQGTGIDAVEWAHRAAELGAGEILLNSMDADGTKDGYDLEMIAAVRKHVTVPVIASGGAGKPDDFPPAVAAGADAVLAASVFHFGELRIGQVKETLRAAGHPVR